A single region of the Cereibacter sphaeroides 2.4.1 genome encodes:
- a CDS encoding phosphoserine transaminase codes for MSDLQTPAARPANPRFSSGPCAKIPAYSLDLLSDAPLGRSHRAAVGKAKLKEAIDLTREILGVPEGYRIGIVPGSDTGAVEMAMWSLLGARPVEMLAWESFGEGWVTDAVKQLKLDATVRKAAYGEIVDLAQVDFTRDVVFTWNGTTSGVRLPNGDAIPADREGLTICDATSAAFAMDLPWDKLDVVTFSWQKVLGGEGGHGMLILSPRAVERLESYTPAWPMPKIFRMTKGGKLIEGIFQGETINTPSMLAVEDYLVSLKWAQRIGGLKALVARAEANSKVVADFVAAHDWIANLAVDPATASTTSVCLKFTDPRIADGAAFAKAVAKRLEKEGVALDVGAYRDAPAGLRIWCGSTVETADVAALMPWIEWAFEAEIAALAKAA; via the coding sequence ATGTCTGATCTGCAGACCCCGGCCGCGCGGCCGGCCAATCCGCGCTTCTCTTCCGGCCCCTGTGCCAAGATTCCCGCCTATTCGCTGGACCTTCTGTCGGACGCGCCGCTGGGCCGCTCGCACCGTGCCGCCGTCGGCAAGGCCAAGCTGAAAGAGGCGATCGACCTCACCCGCGAGATCCTCGGCGTGCCGGAAGGCTACCGCATCGGCATCGTCCCCGGTTCGGATACCGGCGCGGTCGAGATGGCGATGTGGTCGCTGCTGGGCGCGCGCCCCGTCGAGATGCTGGCCTGGGAAAGCTTCGGCGAAGGCTGGGTCACCGACGCGGTGAAGCAGCTGAAGCTGGATGCGACCGTGCGCAAGGCGGCCTATGGCGAGATCGTCGATCTGGCGCAGGTCGATTTCACCCGCGACGTGGTCTTCACCTGGAACGGCACCACCAGCGGAGTGCGCCTGCCCAACGGCGATGCGATCCCGGCCGACCGCGAAGGTCTCACCATCTGCGACGCGACCTCGGCGGCCTTCGCCATGGACCTGCCCTGGGACAAGCTCGATGTCGTGACCTTCTCCTGGCAGAAGGTGCTGGGCGGCGAGGGCGGCCACGGGATGCTGATCCTCAGCCCCCGCGCGGTCGAGCGGCTGGAAAGCTATACGCCCGCCTGGCCGATGCCGAAGATCTTCCGCATGACCAAGGGCGGCAAGCTGATCGAGGGCATCTTCCAGGGCGAGACGATCAACACGCCCTCGATGCTCGCGGTCGAGGATTACCTCGTCTCGCTTAAGTGGGCGCAACGGATCGGCGGGCTCAAGGCGCTGGTCGCCCGCGCGGAAGCGAACTCGAAGGTCGTGGCCGATTTCGTCGCGGCGCATGACTGGATCGCGAACCTCGCCGTCGATCCCGCGACCGCCTCGACCACCTCGGTCTGCCTGAAGTTCACCGATCCGCGCATCGCGGACGGTGCGGCCTTCGCCAAGGCGGTGGCCAAGCGGCTCGAGAAGGAGGGCGTGGCCCTCGACGTCGGCGCCTATCGCGATGCGCCCGCGGGCCTCAGGATCTGGTGCGGCTCGACCGTCGAGACGGCCGATGTTGCGGCGCTGATGCCCTGGATCGAATGGGCCTTCGAGGCCGAGATCGCGGCGCTCGCCAAGGCCGCCTGA
- the serA gene encoding phosphoglycerate dehydrogenase — MAPRVLVSDELSETAVQIFRDRGVEVDYMPKLGKDKEKLAEIIGQYDGLAIRSATKVTEKLLEQATNLKVIGRAGIGVDNVDIPAASRKGVIVMNTPFGNSITTAEHAIAMMFACARQLPEANASTHAGKWEKSRFMGVELFNKTLGVIGAGNIGGIVCDRALGLSMKVVAYDPFLSEERAKALGVTKVELDDLLARADFITLHVPLTDKTRNILSAEAIAKTKKGVRIINCARGGLVDEKALAEAIKSGHVAGAAFDVFEVEPASESPLFNLPNVVVTPHLGASTTEAQENVALQVAEQMSDYLLTGAVQNALNMPSVTAEEAAVMGPWVKLAGHLGAFVGQMTDEPIKAINVLYDGAVGEMNLAALNCATIAGIMKATNPDVNLVSAPVVAKERGIQISTTTQAKSGAFDAYIKLTVVTDKRERSVAGTCFSDGKPRFIQIKGINIDAEVGRHMLYTTNEDVPGIIGLLGMTMGKNGVNIANFTLGRTSVGQEAIAILYLDQAIDPKVVETLESTGLFQQVKPLEFDVA; from the coding sequence ATGGCCCCCCGCGTTCTCGTTTCCGACGAACTCTCCGAAACCGCCGTCCAGATCTTCCGCGACCGTGGCGTCGAGGTCGACTACATGCCGAAACTCGGCAAGGACAAGGAAAAGCTGGCCGAGATCATCGGCCAGTACGACGGCCTCGCGATCCGTTCGGCCACCAAGGTGACCGAGAAGCTGCTCGAGCAGGCCACCAACCTCAAGGTCATCGGCCGCGCCGGCATCGGGGTCGACAACGTCGATATCCCGGCCGCCTCGCGCAAGGGCGTGATCGTGATGAACACGCCCTTCGGCAACTCGATCACCACCGCCGAACATGCCATCGCGATGATGTTCGCCTGCGCCCGGCAGCTGCCCGAGGCCAATGCCTCGACCCATGCCGGCAAGTGGGAGAAGTCGCGCTTCATGGGGGTCGAGCTCTTCAACAAGACGCTCGGCGTGATCGGCGCGGGCAACATCGGCGGCATCGTCTGCGACCGGGCGCTGGGGCTCTCGATGAAGGTCGTGGCCTACGATCCCTTCCTGTCGGAAGAGCGCGCCAAGGCGCTCGGCGTGACCAAGGTCGAGCTCGACGACCTGCTGGCGCGCGCCGATTTCATCACGCTCCATGTGCCGCTGACCGACAAGACCCGCAACATCCTGTCGGCCGAAGCTATCGCCAAGACCAAGAAGGGCGTGCGGATCATCAACTGCGCCCGCGGCGGTCTGGTGGACGAGAAGGCGCTGGCCGAGGCGATCAAGTCGGGCCATGTGGCCGGCGCTGCCTTCGACGTGTTCGAGGTCGAGCCCGCCTCCGAAAGCCCGCTCTTCAACCTGCCGAACGTGGTCGTGACGCCGCACCTCGGCGCCTCCACGACGGAAGCGCAGGAGAATGTGGCGCTTCAGGTGGCCGAGCAGATGTCCGACTATCTGCTGACGGGCGCGGTGCAGAACGCGCTCAACATGCCGTCGGTCACGGCGGAAGAGGCCGCGGTCATGGGCCCGTGGGTCAAGCTCGCCGGCCATCTCGGCGCCTTCGTGGGCCAGATGACGGACGAGCCGATCAAGGCGATCAACGTGCTCTATGACGGGGCCGTGGGCGAAATGAACCTCGCCGCACTGAACTGCGCCACCATCGCGGGCATCATGAAGGCCACCAACCCGGACGTGAACCTCGTCTCGGCTCCGGTCGTGGCCAAGGAGCGCGGGATCCAGATCTCGACCACCACGCAGGCCAAGTCGGGCGCCTTCGATGCCTACATCAAGCTGACGGTCGTGACCGACAAGCGCGAGCGGTCGGTGGCGGGCACCTGCTTCTCGGACGGCAAGCCGCGCTTCATCCAGATCAAGGGCATCAACATCGACGCCGAAGTCGGCCGCCACATGCTCTACACCACGAACGAGGACGTGCCGGGCATCATCGGCCTCCTCGGCATGACCATGGGCAAGAACGGCGTCAACATCGCGAACTTCACCCTCGGCCG